cttctctctgctgccCAACATCTATATAGAGTAGTATTTTAATTTGGCATTATTTTTCAAACTGCGAGTCATGAGCCTTTAATAGTTCATAAAATCAAAGTTAGTGCTTCACAgacaacatattaaaatatgtaatagttGTACTAAATTGTGACTAAAATATTACTTCAtataacatgtttttattttaaggatacaTATGGTTTTATAGATATTTCCTTCAGTTATACATGTATTTCATAATTCTAAGATGCACATCTTCTCATATTTTACCATCTCTTCAAATGAGATACATGTTACCATTGATGGTATCTCAAAATCACAGCCAGGCAGTGAATGTGATATGGTTGTCACTGAACATTTGTGAACTTGTCATAGCTCTTCATATTGTCGTTTCAAATGGTTCTATGCATTGTTTGCACTTAATGTATTTAAACTGCTATTCAAAATGTCTAAAATGATTACAACATATCATTGAATCATAAATTATTATGTATGCAGGAAAGCATGGAAAAAGAACAATctcatatataataaaaagagaCTGATGGGAAAATAAgtctaaatgttattttttaaaaaataccagcacatcaacatcacttggcatcagggaaatatacaaatcaaaacctcaatgagataccacctcacacacagtcagagtggctaaaattaacaagtcaggaaatgatagatgttggtgaggatgcggagaaaggggaaccctcctacactgttggtaggaatgcaagctggtgcagctactctggaaaacagtatggaggttcctcaaaaagttgaaaatagagctaccctatgacccagcaattgcactactgggtatttaccccaaagatacaaatgtagtgatctgaaggggcatctgcaccccaatgtttatagcagcaatgtctacaagagccaaactatggaaagagcctagatgtccatcaacagatgaatggataaagaagatgtggtgtgtatatgtatatatgtgtgtgtgtgtgtgtgtgtgtgtgtgtgtgtgtgtgtgtataatggaatattatgctgccatcaaaaatgaaatcttgccatttgcaatgatgtggatggaactagagggtattatgctaagtgaaataagtcaataagagaaagacaattatcatataatctaactggtatgaggaatttgagaaacaagacaaaggatcataggggaagggagggaaaaatgaaaacaagatgaaaccagagagggagacaaacaataagagactcttaatctcaggaaacaaactgagggttgctggaggtggaggggggtaggagggatggggtggctgggtgatggacattggggagggtatgtgctatggtgagcactgtaaattgtgtaagactgatgaatcacagacctgtaccactgaaacaaataatacattatgtattaataaaaaaaaaatgaaaaaaatgccagCACAGTTCTAGTGTCTCTCTTACCTCACTAGACTCTCTTTATACCCTTTTGATAACTCTTTGCTTGAAGTTGAAATACTGTAGTGATGTAAGGCTTAGTCCTTAAGTCTCTCCTGGTCTATTTTCTATACTTACTTTCTCACAAGGTAATCTCATGCAGGACTAACTCATTTCTGCCCCTGTGTCTTTAACTGCAGTTCTTACTACTTAGGAACCTATCCTAGACCTTCATCTGACTAGCCCCTTCTCAtgattaatttacatttcccacATTTGTCTGTCTACCCAATGTGTCTGAAACAGAACACCTGATCTTCCCCCAAGATCTACTCACTTCTAAGCCTTCCCTATCTGATTTAATAGTATCACCACTCACCCAGTTGCTCACATTAGACATAGATATCATCCTTGATTATTCTACTCTATTCACCCCTAGAGTTAAACCAATCAGCAGATATTATCAGCTCCATCTTCAAACTATATCCTGATCTGACCTTTCTTCACCATTTCCATGTGATGACAGGCAGAATTCATGTAATGGAAGTATAGGTGTTGACAGTGGTAGAAGAGAACTTTCCTCTGAGCTGTCATTCTGGGGCAATGGCTCACTTACTTCATCCTGTGGCTGTGCCACCCCTTAGGACAACTGAATCTTCCACCAGATCCTCTGTGTCCAGCCAGCAGATGAAAGAAGATCAAGAGTGTGAAGGATCATGTGGGAAGTTTTTGAAGGCTAGGTCTGAAAGTGGCCTATATTCCATTGGCCAGAGCTTGTCACAGGGCCCCACCAAATTTCTAGGGAGGCtgggaaaaatatattctagCTATCTGTTTATGAAGTAAAGAAAATGGCACCACCTGCCAGACTCTATTTCCTTAactattaaataaagaaaattttctttactAAGTACTTTTGGACACTATCATTTACTTCTTTTGGCATTAGATTCAAGTCATTTTCCTCAATCCCAGATCTCTTACCTTACCTAttgacctttttttcccctctaatatACATCATCTATGCATCAAAGctgactgctttttattttatttttttttttaagattttatttatttatttgagagagggagaatgagagagagagaaagcacatgagggggggagggtcagagggagaagcagactccctgctgagcagggagcccgatgcgggactcaatccagggactccaggatcatgacctgagccgaaggcagtcgcttaaccaactgagccacccaggcgcccttttttttttttttttttttaaagattaaagcTGACTGCTTTTAAATCTATATTCAGGTAATTGTTTCTATGATTTCATACCTGCTTTTACAACAACtcctttctatttaaaatatacatatatatgtattttgttaatgttgctttttatttgtttacttatttatttatttgtttatttttacatatgtccTTCCCAACAGTACAAGTGCTTTCAGGATAGAcaccatataaaaatatatggaattcTCTTGCCTAGTCAGTGTTTGGTGCACCtactacaaatatatatttaattaaatgagaGGTCCTGCAATCCCCTACAGATACAACATgtccaaaaataaacaaatcctttTCCTCCATACTACATCTTTTCCTAGCTTAGTTAATAAAATGACCTATCACTGAAGCTTAAGTTCTCATGGTCATATTCGTTGTACCAACTCCAATATCTAACTTCAAGGCTAAtctaattgatatttttaaaattatactttattttgtttagaaataCATGAGTCTTATCTTTGAAACTGAAGAACAATCACTAGAAttgatatatgtaaatattgtttcagttaattttttctGATCCTATGAGCTATCTTAAtctttatatgaatattttatagattagaaACATCctcttttctttgattattatttacattccatttatttttctctgttctttaggAGTACCAATTTATAGATTTTATCTGTcctatatatttcctttcttttttcatacaaattttgaTTTCTATTCTTCATCTTTGTGTTTTGAGAGAATGTTTCAAGGTTgtcattgatttatattttctctatggcaaatctgttttattcttccattctgtgTTAGTTCCCTGTGGCTACTTTAACAGATTAGTATAAACTGggtaattaaaacaacaaaaatttattctcctagttctggaggcctgaagtccaaaatcaaggtgttggcaggactgtGCTCCCTCCAAAGACTCATGGGGAGATTTCCTtgactcttccagcttctggtggctccagaaGTCCCTTGGTTTATGGATATATCATTCCAACCTCTTCTATGACccctttgcttcttcctcttctgtgtgtCTAAGTGCTgaatctccctttccctctcttatGTGAATCTATGCGATTGCATTTAGGGCCACTCAAATATTCTAGGCTAAGCTTCTCCTTTTAAGATCCTTATCTTGATCACATTTTTGCCATATAAGACAATACTCATTCTTGCCATATAAGTTAATATTGACAGTTCTATGAATTAGGACCTGAATATATCTTGGGGGGGGCACCAATCAGCCCCTACACATTCCAATATTCCATTTGTCTCtcttatattcatttttactctATTTCATAATACTGTGATGGGTTGATTTTTCTACTAACTATTCTTAAGAAAGATAGCTATGACTGTCTACTATGAGTACATATCAAATAAAACTTGGACTGAGTTGACTAATATATGTTCTAACCTAGATCCTTCACGGGGCAAACTTGCCAATATTTGTATCCAAAGAAAAATGGTTGATAGAAATTCCAAGACAAAGAAGCTTATGGGAGAGATGGGTGGAAAGAAGAGTAATCCTACCTTGTAGCTTCATACTTATCACTATACTTATGGGGTACTCCTGCATTCACTACTGTTATTAAGGTCACCAAATACCTTCATCCTATCAAATGAAACTGTCATCTCTCCTTCctcatgcttttcattttttcagagGCAACTCATATGGTTAACCACTTTGGGCATATTGACTCATGTTTTTCACTTGGCTTCCAAGTACCCTTATTAGGACTGTTTAGGTTTTCCTCTTACCTCCTTTGTCTAAAGTTGAAATACCGTAGTGTTCCAGGACTTTATCCTTAAATTAAGTCTCTATACTCTCACATAAGGTGATCTCATTCAAGACTGTAATTTATTTCTATCTCAGGGCCTTTATACCAATAGTTTCCTCTACTTAGAAACCTATCCTAGACCTTCATAGAACTTTCTACTTCTCACGATTCATTTCATTTCCCACATTTATATTTCCACCTAGTATGTCCAAATCTAAAACACATTTCCTGTTGTTCCCTATCTGAGTTGATGGCATCATTATTCACCCAGTTGTTCAAACTAAAGACATAGGTATCATCTTGGATTATTGTATCCCATTTGTCCCTCGAGTCAAATCCATCAACTAGTATAATTAGCTCCAGATAGCTCCATGATATATGCAGAAACTGTCCTTTCCTCTCAATTCCCAATCTATGGTAGGCAAAATTCTAAGATGGACCATAAGATCCCTTCCCCTGGTATATGTGCCTTGCATAATTCCCAGGACTTTACTtccattattaataatttatgttATATGGTAcagttgaccttaaaataggaaaattattgAGGTGGGCCTGACTCAATAATTTGGGCACTCtaaaagcagagaactttctCTAGCTAGTCACAGAAGAGAAGCCAGAGATTTGAACAATGGGAAGGTTTTGCTGACTTGAAGATGGGGGGAACTTTGTGTTAAGGAATGTGGGCAGGCTCTAGAAGCTGAGAGCAACCTCTGGCTGAGAGCTAGCAAGTAAATGCAGTCCAAGTCCTATAACCACATTGAACTGAATTCTGCTAACAATCAGAATgtgcttggaagcagattcttccctagagccttagAGGTAAGAACTCAGTCAGGTTCTTGATACTGGCCTTTAGGACCTTGATCAGAGAATCTAGCCACAACTGTGCATGAACTTACAGACTACAGAACTCTTTGATAATAAAAGGGtactgttttaagtcactaaatttttggtaatttattaTATAACAATAGCAAACTAATGCACATGCTAAAACCCTAATCCAAAATAGACTAGGGGCACCTAGCTTCCTCATTCAGTACAgtatgctactcttgatcttagggttgtgatttcaggccccacaatgggtgtagggcttacttaaaaaaagaataccataGCCTATAGCCTGTAATATAGAAACAATCTAATTGTGCTTACTTCCTCAATGTACCCATATTTCCCTACACTCAATGCTCAATACAATAgcaaggataatttttttttaagggttctTTTCAAAACATAGATAAAATCATGTCACTCACTTATTTAAGACTTTCCATTGACTTGGCCATTACTTAGGATAAATTTCAAAATCCTTAACATGCTATTTGGTATAGCTGTCACCTAACTTTCTACCTCAACTTCTACCTCTAACCAGTTATTCATTTCTCAAACATGCTAAACTCATTCCAAGCTCAAATGTTTTGTATATgctctgctcttctctttctttctttctttcttcctctctctctctttctttctttctctctctctcattctttctttcttaaagattttatttatttatttgacagagagagacacagcgagagagggaacacaagcagggggcatgggagagggagaagcaggcttcccgctgagcagggagtccgatgcagggctcgatcccagaactctgggatcatgacctgagccaaaggcaggcgcttaacaactgagacacccaggtgcccctacgcTCTTATTTCTATCTGAAATATTCTTTAGTCATCTTCAAACCAAATGCCACTTTCTCTTATAAATACCCTATCTATATTCCATATTCCATCTGCTTATCTTGCTTTATGTTTCACGGCATATTTTATTatctaattaaatattatttatttatgtgtttatttatttattgtttgtctcccttcCAAGACTACAAATTAAATATGGTCAGCcctcttttgtcttgttggtaGATAGATCAGTGCCTTGTACAGAGTTGCCGAGTGCATAAATGAAGACTAGTGCCTCAGAGGGAACCTCTTTCCTCCCTTAAATCAGTACCTGGTTCTCTGAATTTTCAATACCAATCAGCAGTTAGCTTTCAAAAGTTTCTCGCTGTAATAGATATTGTCCCATGCTTTCAGTCTGTAGGAATGAAAGGAAGCCTAAAAGGTTTTATAATGACTCTACATCCTGGACTTGTTTTGCGTGACTGTGTTCAGGGTCACAAAACAGGGTCAGGAAGATTTCTCAGCTTAATTTGATTTACATCATAGTTCTCTTATTTTCCCTATCCAGAGGAATACAATCAGTAATCAGTAAtctatggttttttgtttgtttgttttttcttttcggTTTAGTCTCAGAACATTTTATTTggcagaaattcttttttaatcctAGTGTGTAGTCAATTTTTTACTGTTTCCTTGACATATTGATGAGGATATTTTCTCACTTagttggacattttaataatattacttATAGTATCATCTTGACCTATAAGAGAACTTCAGACTTTCCAACAAAACTCTCCAGGGATGGAGGCTATTTTGGAAGGTAGTTATTTCCCATCATAGAAAGGTATTCAGGTGTAGGGTAAATAATCACATGGTAAGTAAGGGCAAAGAATTCGAATTTCTTCAAAAGAAGACTTTTGAAGTACTCTTGCATCTTTGAGATATTATGATTTTTCATATAAGACTAGCCTCAAATAATAATGCAACTTGCAAAGGATGGTCAATTAAAAGTGTCTTTCAGTTGCAAAACTAAGGCACTCCTGAAACAATTCTTAAAACATACATTGCAACACATCTAAACTTATTTTTGACTTTTACTATAAATATGGGAATAAACTGTTTTGGAAAATAACTTAAATCCTACACTAATTAGGCTAGATATTGTGAAATAATACTAAAGTTAAAATTCTTTTAGGAAGTAATACTCGGCTAATTTGAATGCTAAATCAATATCTCCAAAATATGACTTTTTTCATTATAGAATTTAAactatttcaatttaaaatcttcaatatcttatatttaattcttttacagTTCACAAAGACATTTAgaagaatattttgaaagtaggAAAACTTAACCTTGAAAAattcccaatttatttttatattccttttaaaattttaaataacttaccCTGGTGCATAGTTGCATATGAAAATCGCTGCATATCTAATACGTCCAACTCTTGTACATGAAGTAACAGCACAACCGACTTTGTAAGATGTGTCCCAAAcaagctaaaataaaattttcaaagaaaacaaaatttgattCTAAACATTTACTCTGTCATGttataaatgataatatattcCATTCACAAAGAACCGTTAACCAAGCAATTTAAGGAATATAAAGTATTCTTTATTTGGATGCAGGTAGAGAATTGTCATAGATTTAGGGAAGCATTTCCCAAACTCTATTTAGAGAAACCTTTAGCAGGTTTTGCCTTAGGATaaagagtttgagaaacactgatcgTTTTAGAGCCAAAGAAGGCCCACATACTGAATCAATTTTCAAACTCCTGTTGAACCTGAGAGTTCTAGGTTAttgacagagaggaagagggaaaagaagagaagttTTAGAAGACTGGAAGTTGTGActagaagggagaaaaatgacaTCAAGAttacagaagggaagaaaaagcaataTAAGAATAGAGAGTAATTGAATGTGGTcagcatttctcttcttttgttgagcaaattccattataaaataaaatagagtctgggcctgcaatttaaaaaaatatatataaaagagctggtttctataaaaagaaaaacaggtctTGAATTGGAGTGACAATATGAGAATGACTGAAGATATTCCAGAAATTCTCTGTATGGCTTTAGTATTTCTAATACTTCCACATAACAAAAAAGTACTTGTCTGTTAACATCtgtggaaaagagaaacagtttctggtttccttttctctttatcccaagttttagtggtttttaaaatgtgattcttAAAGAAATATTCTCTGTTACAAGAATAGAGAATAGAATGTCTGCAGCAGTTGAAATGGAGTTAAGCAGGTCaaatacaggaaacaaaaatatctagTATACCAGAattaaagagtaaaaaataacAGGAGTAGATCATGGAGTAGACTTGGTTAATTTACTGGGATTATTAAAATCATATTAAGAAATCTGGCTTTGATATGAGTAAAACAATGGAGAACCACTATAACtttctagaagaagaaagaatggatcAAACGTCTTTTGAAACATGATTCATTTGATGGAACTTAAAGACATGAATTCAACATGAAAAAATTACAAGATTTTAAGTTCTGCATAAAACATGACATCATACTCTATTGATTGAAAAATAATCATCTCTTAAATCAACTTAGAAGTTCATCCAATAATTTGATTACtgatacaaatatttatagaagacCAAAATAATGTTATGTTCTTGTCGTGTTGAGAATGTAAGGATAAGATAACTCTCTGTACTCAGTGTGGTATCATATGTAAATAGATGCTTATAAATAATGTGATAGTGAAATAATAAGTGTATGTAGAGGAAATAGCAAGTGGTTCAGTATTCTTGGAGTATAAAGTGTAAAGATGGATTGTTAGACAGGAGACAGGAAAATAAGGCTATTAATTTgctctgaaaatgttttaatcaaTCAGTTATATAGTAGTATGTGTACTGATCTGTGCAAAAATTATCAAGTCTTTTACTTATGTTTATAGTCAAtaatttgaagataatttttatttgctggtttcttccttttccagtGTGTGTATATTACTTTTAGAAAAGCACCTTTCATTTCTGGGTATGGAGATGAGATTTACTACatttaaaggaatattttaacTGTATGGTTCACATAATAGATGGAATTACAGACATTTTGAGGCTCTAGGACTGATTAGAATTTTGACTCTATTAGAAGTAATAACTTTACCATTTGGggttatttataaaattgaaacaTAATCAATAAAAGCTTGGTAGGAAACCATTAAGGAGTCTattgaattaatataaaaatttgataCCTGTTTATAATTAGAACAGTCACTAGAGCAACTGTCATTTTCAAAACGgtactttttcctctcttcataCCAACTTCTGATAGCAATACTTGCAGTGAATTCATTTTCAGGTCCGACCCATATATTTTCACCAATACCATTAAATTTAGGATGGGCCATGTTTAGTTCTTCTAAATGATTATTATGTTCAAGcacacattttttcccccatgCTCTAGCAGTCCGTGACAAAGCTACATCCCAAgtctgaaaaaaatgcaaaaagcaaagacaacaaaataataataatgagggttttttgttgatgttgttctctaaattattttccttgagTTCTCATATTCTATTTAAGGAAAACAATTCTAACTTTGTGATTATGGGCTTGTTTGTGGAATTTCTATGGGGGAAAATGTTTTTGAGTTAGTCATAAATGAAATAACTATTTCTTGAGGCAAAGGACTATCCatttaattgtaatttaaaaatcatattgttagggcgcctgagtggctcagtcagttaaacatctgccttcagctcaggtcatgatcccagggtcctgggatcaagtctcatatcgggctccctgcgtggcaggcagagggagaagccagctctcgctgcttctcctctccctgctgggggtggggggggtggggggggtggggggtggggtgggggggtgaggagcccgcttctccctctgcctgccactctccctgcttgtgctctctctctcactctctcagtctctcaaataagtaaaatcttaaaaaaataaataaataaaaataaaataaaaatcatattgttAGATGATGCAAATGGTTATAATACTCTTACATGTAGTCTGTTCAGAATATATACttttaatctcattctttttatacatagtaatacaataatttaaaatattcatctaaGAACTGTTTATTGAATACCGAGTATATGCAAACTCTTGTAATGTGGggaataaaatacaaagtcaGGCATAAATATTGtcttctatattttataaatataaaattttaacacaTAGTGATACTTGGTGAATATTATAAAAGAGGCACATGTAAAGTTTTATGGATAGTCtcagaaatgtaagaaaatatcaCAAGATACTGTTCCCTGGCTAGCTATTTAGAAAGATCcagaaatgtataattttatcattatttagaGACTCATTTAGTTCACTGTTTACTTAAggacaagaacaaaaacaatacaCTTAGATAAATCAGCAAAATAGTTGTAAAATCAAAATGCTTTATACATGCTACAATATatctgaaaataaacatttctgaaaacCAATACTAAGATTTCCTTAGCGTTTTCTTAGTTAATTTCATAGATTATacacaaatatagaaaatatagaaaataaatattcctttaGGATATCCCCCATACTTTTCTCCCCAAAGgtaataattgtttaaaaaattgcttATGTATGCATTTCTCTATCTctatatacatattcatacaaACACATTCAAATATAAGATATCAGGGGATGTTTTAGGTAGGTattgggtgatttttttctgtactaTTGTAATCATACCAGACTGAATATAATTGGCCTTCAACTTGGCAGTTTTCACTTAGAGAGATTGTTCCATTTTAGCACAACTAGATCTACCTAAGTTTTACAAAGTCAACACAGTATTATTCTATAGTATGGATAATATATAATAACTGTTACCATTCCCCTATTAATGGCCTTTTAGATAGCTTTCATTTGCAAACAATGCTCCAAGGACTATCCTTCTACTGCCTTGTTTTGCATATTGTTTACCCATCACATGCTTACTGTGTATTAGTCCCTATTCTAAGTGTTTTTtatgcattatttcacttaatgttcACAATAATCCCATGAGTTAtgcattattattgtttttacttcacaaaggaagtaattaaaacacaaaaatgttagTAGTTTACTTATAGCTACTTATAGTCAGTAAATTGTGGAgcctggatttaaatccaggAAGCCTTAACTCTTAAATCCAAATTTGTAAGCATTTAGTCATTGCTTCCCATGACTGTGTGAAAATAAGTTATAATACACTACTGGTATTTGCTTAATTTGGCGTAGTCCTTTAGAATAGCAACTGCTATAtatcatataaattaaaaatatcatatccTTTATTTATCCCATTTCTCAAATTTGTCTAAGGAACTaatccagaaggaagaaaagacttaTGTCTATGGAAATAGTCCTTGCAATATCATTTAATAATGTAAACTGAAGTTCCTAATTGCCTGGTAAGAGAATATTTATCCAATAAATTTTGCAGCCATTTTAAATGACAATCACAAAGACAAGTAGCAAGAGAACAGTTGGTGAGATGTAAAATAGAAATAGGAGagggaaatggaggaaaaaaggaagaataacatTGTAAGGGAATGCAAAATCAAGTCCAGGACTGGGATGAGGTCACTGAGACACTCCCTCAGTTGAGTACCCCTTTGCAAAATCTTGGTAATAACCGTGTGTCACAGTaacatgttttttatttgagtgtattTTTAAACCCAAATTGAAAGTGCAGTTCCCCGCGATCCGTCAGCCTCAGTGAAGCAGTGCCAGGGTTTCTGAGGCTGAGGGGTGGCATCATGACAAGGAGGTTGTTGGTTTGGGCAACCGCCTTAGAGCCTCACCATGAAGCGCAAGTTAGACCCTCGGGGGAGGACGTTGCCCCGGAGCTCATTGTGGACGTTCACGTACTCATTGATAAAGTGTACGTCCTCTTCGTGAGGAAGTTCCGCGTTCAAACCGAAATCCAGCAGTAGTAGCCAGAGTTCCCAGACCCGCAGCTTCAAGAGGCCTCCTCGCGTCAGGGGAAGTGATTGGGCGCACCATTCCCGCGCAAAGGGCCTTGGGGCCTCCATGGTCCACCCGCCGCAGACAGGCCAGCGCGCACGCGCCAGCCCGTCTCTACCAATCTACGCAGCAACACACGCAAGCTGAGCCTGCTTTCCTAggagctgggggagaagcaggaatGGAAGTCACGGGTGTGGGGGGCAGAAGCTGGTTGTAGCTATCTGCAGAACTCACCAAAGAGAGGCTTGAGGTTAAGGAGTACAGGCTTTTCACTAAACTAAGGTAGCGAAATATTATCCAGGGTTGATTTCTGACACCAGATGATGTGTCATCGTTTATGAGCCATCTGTACACTGAATGCCAGTTGCTGAATAATGAATATGTCTGAGGAACTTTCTAATTATGCAAGGGGAAATGAGCATTCTTCTGTGATAGTGATGAAAATTCAGtaaatctttttcttccattcttgcCTCTTGAGTTGAAAATTTAGTGCAGGACGCACCCTTTATTATCCTCATGGACAAAAGTATTTCCTCTTTAAGTCAGACTTCCTCATTGagattttctctgtgttttaatAATCTTTTGTGAGGAACCACAGAATAAATGGAAGAATGGAAAGCTCAGCTTTTAAGGGGTAGAGTAGGAATCATCAAGTTCTCATAAGGttaaagtattttcatttcatctcaCCAGCACTGTATAGACAGCCTGGAATATCAGAATTCATCATCTCTGACAAATTGTCGTGTTCACAGTTGGTAAGaactcattttttgttttcatttctttctttcaaacaaaATGGTTAGTGTCTTAGCCAATTTTGGCTTGGTCTCTCTGCCTTCAAACATTTTGTAAAGAAAACTCGCTTGGAGGAATATAAGTTCTAGAcacaaaataaaagcacataTTTGTTTTGGGGTACACATTTGCATATAACGTACTGTGTTCAGTAGCATTACCGGGGTACTTGAATTCATTGACACTGTGACAGAATTTTGCCACAAAGAAAGCATTGGCAGTTGGTTGgtcaaaatatcaaaaagaatgtgctttaaaaattatgaggtacaggggcacctgagtggttcagtggggtaagcctctgactcttggtttccactcaggtcatgatctctggtggTGAGACCGAGCCTCAccttgggctccccgctcagtggggagtctgcttgagattctcttcctctccctctccctctgccccttctggcttgttcctgttttc
The sequence above is drawn from the Zalophus californianus isolate mZalCal1 chromosome 9, mZalCal1.pri.v2, whole genome shotgun sequence genome and encodes:
- the GLIPR1L2 gene encoding GLIPR1-like protein 2 → MEAPRPFAREWCAQSLPLTRGGLLKLRVWELWLLLLDFGLNAELPHEEDVHFINEYVNVHNELRGNVLPRGSNLRFMTWDVALSRTARAWGKKCVLEHNNHLEELNMAHPKFNGIGENIWVGPENEFTASIAIRSWYEERKKYRFENDSCSSDCSNYKQLVWDTSYKVGCAVTSCTRVGRIRYAAIFICNYAPGGSLSRRPYKPGITCARCSKYDRCTDFLCSNADRDQSVYYRFWYPRWEVPRPIVCDPLCLFTFFLRMLCFSIGIIVVLIIQSRFPNILLEEEMIFAPEVTEVEPEKLQEEDREKAEEVEEEEGDKEKEEEEEGGGEEEGERGDEEEERVEEEGLDLPPS